A region of Sphingomonas crusticola DNA encodes the following proteins:
- a CDS encoding cellulase family glycosylhydrolase produces the protein MKATFWIAVSAVALAASSAQAADTRWSAAQANVWYAKQSWLTGANYIPASAINQLEMWQAATWDPAQIDKELGWAQTQFGMNTMRVFLHDLAWQEDPAGFKQRMDQFLAIAARHGIKPVFVFFDSCWDPDPKIGPQHPPIPGVHNSGWVQGPSRTDLVDPKQDGRFKAYVEDVIGTFAQDNRVLAWDMWNEPDNGGGGSYNGLQLAQERARITALLPRIFGWARSKNPIQPLTSGVWAGGDWSPANAGKLDPIQRIQLEQSDVITFHNYDWPEQFEQRVSQLRGYGRPIICTEWMARSAGSTVDAVLPIARRQNVGMINWGFAKGRIQTNLPWDSWERPYTLQQPVVWFHDLVQPDGQPYRAREAEIFRSLRAQPAR, from the coding sequence ATGAAGGCGACTTTCTGGATCGCGGTCAGCGCGGTAGCTCTCGCCGCATCGTCGGCGCAGGCAGCCGACACGCGCTGGTCCGCGGCGCAGGCGAACGTTTGGTACGCCAAACAATCCTGGCTGACCGGCGCCAATTACATTCCGGCCAGCGCGATCAACCAGCTTGAGATGTGGCAAGCCGCGACCTGGGATCCGGCGCAGATCGACAAGGAATTGGGCTGGGCCCAGACGCAGTTTGGCATGAACACGATGCGCGTCTTCCTCCACGATCTGGCGTGGCAGGAGGATCCCGCCGGCTTCAAGCAGCGCATGGATCAATTCCTCGCCATCGCCGCCAGGCATGGCATCAAGCCGGTCTTCGTGTTTTTCGACAGCTGCTGGGATCCCGATCCCAAGATCGGGCCCCAGCATCCGCCCATTCCCGGCGTCCACAATTCCGGCTGGGTGCAGGGGCCGAGCCGCACCGATCTGGTCGACCCCAAGCAGGACGGCCGCTTCAAGGCCTATGTCGAAGATGTCATCGGCACCTTCGCGCAGGACAATCGCGTGCTGGCCTGGGACATGTGGAACGAGCCCGACAATGGCGGTGGCGGCAGCTATAACGGCTTGCAGCTGGCGCAGGAGAGAGCGCGCATCACGGCATTGCTGCCGCGGATCTTCGGCTGGGCGCGGAGCAAGAACCCGATCCAACCGCTGACCAGCGGCGTCTGGGCAGGAGGCGACTGGTCTCCAGCCAATGCCGGCAAGCTCGATCCGATCCAGCGCATCCAGCTCGAGCAGTCGGACGTGATCACCTTCCACAATTACGATTGGCCCGAGCAGTTCGAGCAGCGTGTGAGCCAGCTCCGAGGCTATGGCCGGCCGATCATCTGCACCGAGTGGATGGCACGCAGCGCAGGATCGACGGTGGATGCGGTGCTGCCGATCGCACGGCGCCAGAATGTCGGCATGATCAACTGGGGCTTCGCAAAGGGCAGGATCCAGACGAACCTGCCGTGGGACAGCTGGGAGCGGCCCTATACGCTGCAACAGCCCGTCGTGTGGTTCCACGATCTGGTGCAGCCGGACGGCCAACCCTATCGAGCACGCGAAGCGGAGATATTCCGTAGCCTGCGAGCGCAGCCCGCGCGCTGA
- a CDS encoding 2-dehydro-3-deoxy-6-phosphogalactonate aldolase, translated as MTALELFRDKLAECPLIAILRGVRPDEIIAIGDALVNAGIGIIEVPLNSPDPLRSIETLAQHLGERAIVGAGTVLTVAQVGQVAAAGGRIIVSPSSDLEVIAASAAAGMVSAPGYFTPSEAFAALKAGAHILKLFPAEAATPAVVRAQRAVLPKDVPLIIVGGVKPEAVSRWLEAGANGFGLGSALYKPGQTAEQVSAQAQDFVRAIRLAGSQGPQAG; from the coding sequence ATGACGGCGCTCGAACTCTTCCGAGACAAGCTGGCGGAATGCCCGCTCATCGCCATCCTGCGCGGGGTCAGGCCCGACGAGATCATCGCGATCGGCGATGCGCTGGTAAACGCCGGAATCGGCATCATCGAAGTGCCGCTCAATTCGCCCGATCCGTTGCGCAGCATCGAAACGCTTGCCCAGCATCTTGGCGAGCGCGCCATCGTCGGCGCGGGAACGGTGCTGACCGTCGCCCAAGTCGGGCAGGTTGCGGCGGCCGGCGGGCGCATCATCGTCTCGCCATCCAGCGATCTCGAAGTCATCGCCGCCAGCGCCGCCGCGGGTATGGTATCCGCGCCCGGCTACTTTACCCCAAGCGAGGCCTTCGCGGCGCTCAAAGCCGGCGCGCACATCCTCAAGCTGTTTCCGGCCGAAGCGGCGACGCCCGCAGTCGTGCGTGCGCAGCGCGCCGTGTTGCCGAAGGACGTCCCGTTGATCATTGTCGGCGGGGTGAAACCGGAAGCGGTGAGCAGATGGTTGGAAGCAGGCGCCAACGGCTTCGGCCTCGGATCGGCCTTGTACAAGCCTGGGCAGACGGCGGAGCAGGTCAGCGCACAGGCGCAGGATTTCGTGCGGGCTATCAGGCTTGCAGGTTCGCAAGGTCCTCAGGCCGGTTGA
- a CDS encoding aldose epimerase family protein produces the protein MSLLATAGAASAASAADVSRASFGKANGRDVEAITLSNAAGMKTRIITYGAAVQSLIIPDRDGHMDDVALGHSTIEPYLAKPQFFGATVGRVANRIARGRFVLDGKTYQTPVNDGVNSLHGGSKGFDKVIWEVVSVKSGPSASVTLRYVSPDGDQGYPGTLTTIATYSLDEKNQLTIDYTATTDKPTVVNLSNHTYWNLAGEGSPLGAMGHLLTIPADYYTPTDAGAIPTGELRPVAGTVFDFRKPTPIGARVRDASEEQIRFGKGYDHNWVVDRKIAAQPRLMLRVEEPVHGRVMEVLSNQPGVQFYSGNFLDATSSGKAGHLYRQGDAIVIEPQMFPDTPNQPAFGSVRLDPGQTYHNIIVLRFSTAPAR, from the coding sequence ATGTCCCTACTGGCCACGGCCGGTGCCGCTTCCGCCGCATCGGCAGCGGACGTTTCCCGCGCGTCGTTCGGCAAGGCCAACGGGCGTGACGTCGAAGCGATCACGCTTTCCAACGCCGCCGGCATGAAAACGCGCATCATAACATATGGCGCTGCGGTGCAGTCGTTGATCATTCCCGACCGTGACGGCCATATGGACGATGTCGCGCTCGGCCATTCCACGATCGAACCTTATCTGGCGAAGCCGCAATTCTTCGGCGCCACCGTCGGGCGCGTCGCCAATCGCATCGCCAGGGGTCGGTTCGTACTCGACGGCAAGACGTACCAGACTCCCGTCAACGACGGCGTCAATTCGCTCCACGGCGGCAGCAAGGGTTTTGACAAGGTCATCTGGGAGGTTGTCTCGGTCAAAAGCGGCCCCTCGGCCAGCGTAACACTGCGCTACGTCAGCCCCGACGGCGATCAGGGCTATCCCGGCACTCTCACCACGATCGCGACCTATTCGCTCGACGAGAAGAACCAGCTGACGATCGATTATACCGCCACGACCGACAAGCCGACCGTCGTCAACTTGTCCAACCACACCTATTGGAATCTTGCGGGCGAAGGCTCGCCGCTTGGTGCCATGGGCCATTTGCTGACCATCCCGGCAGATTATTACACACCGACCGATGCGGGCGCGATTCCGACCGGCGAACTCCGCCCGGTGGCGGGCACCGTATTCGATTTCCGCAAGCCGACGCCGATCGGGGCGCGCGTGCGCGACGCATCCGAGGAGCAGATTCGGTTCGGTAAGGGCTATGACCATAATTGGGTCGTGGATCGTAAGATCGCCGCCCAGCCGCGCCTGATGTTGCGCGTCGAGGAGCCGGTCCATGGCCGCGTGATGGAAGTGCTGTCCAACCAGCCGGGCGTCCAATTCTATTCGGGCAATTTCCTCGACGCGACCTCGTCCGGCAAGGCCGGTCATTTGTACCGCCAGGGCGATGCGATCGTGATCGAGCCGCAGATGTTCCCGGACACGCCCAATCAGCCTGCGTTCGGCTCCGTGCGGCTCGACCCGGGCCAAACCTATCATAACATCATCGTGCTGCGCTTTTCGACCGCGCCGGCGCGCTGA
- a CDS encoding HPr family phosphocarrier protein, with translation MTVERTVTITNRRGLHARASAKFVTLASTQPTVVEVEKDGSKVAGTSIMGLMMLGAAMGDSVTISAEGEGADAAVGALCELVESKFGEE, from the coding sequence ATGACGGTCGAGCGAACCGTCACCATCACCAATCGGCGGGGGCTGCATGCGCGCGCCAGCGCCAAGTTCGTCACGCTTGCCTCTACCCAGCCGACCGTCGTGGAGGTGGAGAAGGATGGCTCGAAGGTCGCGGGCACCTCAATCATGGGCCTGATGATGCTCGGCGCGGCCATGGGCGACAGCGTCACCATCAGCGCCGAAGGTGAAGGCGCCGACGCCGCGGTGGGCGCGCTGTGCGAGCTGGTCGAGAGCAAATTCGGCGAAGAGTGA
- a CDS encoding NAD kinase: MSGERKLALAASTGEAAQAAAKELKRRYEWVPAAEAEIMVALGGDGFLLQTLHAMLDRHRALPVFGMNLGTVGFLMNEWSPDLLENRLIAAKQIKVAPLKMEAVTIDGKRETLSAINEVSLLRETRQTAWIEVSVDNRVVLAELVADGVLVATPAGSTAYNFSAHGPILPLESALVALTPISPFRPRRWRGAILRDSNRIKFRVLDPIKRPVSAVADQREIRDVASVEIIVDRASPLTLLFDPEHALDDRIAMEQFAI; encoded by the coding sequence ATGAGCGGCGAACGTAAGCTCGCGCTTGCAGCCTCAACCGGGGAAGCGGCCCAGGCGGCGGCGAAGGAATTGAAGCGCCGCTATGAGTGGGTGCCGGCTGCAGAGGCGGAGATTATGGTCGCACTCGGCGGCGATGGCTTCCTGCTGCAGACGCTGCACGCGATGCTGGACCGCCATCGCGCTTTGCCGGTGTTCGGCATGAACCTGGGCACGGTCGGCTTCCTGATGAACGAGTGGAGCCCGGACCTGCTCGAAAACCGGCTGATCGCGGCCAAGCAGATCAAGGTCGCCCCGCTCAAGATGGAGGCCGTCACGATCGACGGGAAGCGGGAGACGCTATCGGCGATCAACGAGGTTTCCCTGCTGCGCGAGACGCGCCAGACCGCGTGGATCGAGGTGAGCGTCGACAATCGCGTGGTGCTGGCGGAACTGGTCGCGGATGGCGTGCTGGTCGCCACGCCGGCGGGCTCGACCGCCTATAATTTCTCCGCCCATGGACCGATCCTGCCGCTGGAGAGCGCGCTGGTGGCGCTGACCCCGATCAGCCCGTTCCGGCCGCGGCGCTGGCGGGGCGCGATCCTGCGCGACAGCAACCGTATCAAGTTCCGCGTGCTCGACCCGATCAAGCGCCCGGTCAGCGCGGTCGCCGACCAGCGCGAAATCCGCGATGTCGCGAGCGTCGAGATCATCGTCGACCGGGCCAGCCCGCTGACCTTGCTGTTCGATCCGGAACATGCGCTCGACGACCGGATCGCGATGGAACAGTTCGCCATCTGA
- a CDS encoding FadR/GntR family transcriptional regulator, which yields MLEDLGRAIVTGHYEGERFPTEDELTARYAVSRTVTREAVKMLTAKGLLKARPRAGTTVQPPSAWSVFDPDVLRWLLERKFSLDLLRHFNELRSAIEPQAAALAAVAGPSPAYDAIEAGLQRMEAAERGEDDTLEADIAFHIAVLEASANPFFLQFRDMVATALRTSIRFTNRFKGRAADVPAHRAVFTAIQASDPVAARAAMTAIIGEVMDFITTAGTKP from the coding sequence ATGCTCGAGGATTTGGGGCGCGCAATCGTCACCGGCCATTATGAGGGCGAACGCTTCCCGACCGAAGACGAGCTGACCGCGCGCTATGCCGTCAGTCGCACCGTCACGCGCGAGGCGGTGAAAATGCTGACCGCCAAGGGTCTGCTGAAAGCGCGGCCGCGGGCCGGCACCACGGTGCAGCCACCATCGGCGTGGAGCGTGTTCGATCCCGACGTGCTGCGCTGGCTGCTGGAGCGCAAATTCTCGCTCGATCTGCTGCGCCACTTCAACGAGCTGCGCAGCGCGATCGAGCCGCAGGCGGCAGCGCTGGCGGCCGTTGCGGGCCCGAGCCCGGCTTACGACGCGATCGAAGCCGGCTTGCAGCGGATGGAGGCCGCCGAGCGCGGCGAAGACGATACGCTGGAAGCCGACATCGCCTTCCACATCGCGGTGCTCGAAGCCTCGGCCAACCCCTTCTTCCTGCAATTCCGCGACATGGTGGCGACCGCGCTGCGGACATCCATCCGCTTCACCAACCGGTTCAAGGGCCGCGCGGCGGACGTCCCGGCGCACCGCGCCGTCTTCACCGCGATCCAGGCGAGCGATCCCGTCGCCGCGCGGGCCGCGATGACGGCGATCATCGGCGAAGTGATGGACTTCATAACGACCGCCGGAACGAAGCCCTAG
- the moaA gene encoding GTP 3',8-cyclase MoaA produces MAEALPFPSPIPLIDGFGRRISYLRISVTDRCDLRCRYCMAETMQFLPAARLMTIDEMTAIAEAFIARGVRRIRLTGGEPLVRRGVTDLARAIGRHLGDGLDELTLTTNGTRLASEARALAEAGVKRINVSLDSLDPDRFRHITRTGDLAKVLHGIEAAAAAGLRIKINMVALKGLNEGEIEPMLRWCAARGHDLTLIETMPLGDVEGDRTDRYLPLDGVKRALENRYTLVASPERTGGPARYFRIAELDAKIGFITPLTGNFCAGCNRVRLTAEGQLYLCLGREDRIDLRAALQEGGRAALNAALDRAMAAKPERHGFTIDAPTPAVARHMSVTGG; encoded by the coding sequence ATGGCCGAGGCGCTCCCCTTCCCCTCCCCGATCCCGCTGATCGACGGTTTCGGCCGCCGAATCAGCTATCTGCGTATTTCTGTCACCGACCGCTGCGACCTGCGCTGCCGTTATTGCATGGCGGAGACGATGCAATTCCTGCCCGCTGCGCGGCTGATGACGATCGACGAGATGACGGCGATCGCCGAGGCCTTCATCGCGCGAGGCGTTCGGCGCATTCGCCTGACCGGGGGTGAGCCGCTCGTGCGACGGGGCGTGACCGATCTGGCCCGCGCGATCGGTCGTCACCTGGGCGACGGCCTGGATGAGCTCACGCTCACGACCAACGGTACGCGGCTCGCTAGCGAAGCCCGGGCGCTGGCCGAAGCCGGTGTCAAACGCATCAACGTCAGCCTGGACAGCCTCGACCCGGACCGCTTCCGTCACATCACGCGCACCGGGGATCTGGCCAAGGTCCTGCACGGCATCGAGGCTGCCGCCGCGGCAGGCCTGCGCATCAAGATCAACATGGTCGCCCTCAAGGGGCTGAACGAAGGCGAGATCGAGCCGATGCTGCGCTGGTGCGCGGCGCGCGGTCACGACCTGACGCTGATCGAAACCATGCCACTGGGCGATGTCGAGGGCGACCGCACGGATCGCTATCTGCCGCTCGACGGCGTCAAGCGGGCGCTCGAAAATCGTTATACCTTGGTCGCCTCGCCCGAGCGGACCGGCGGACCGGCGCGCTATTTCCGCATTGCCGAGCTCGACGCAAAGATCGGCTTCATCACGCCCTTGACCGGCAATTTCTGCGCCGGTTGCAATCGCGTCCGCCTGACCGCCGAAGGCCAGTTGTATCTGTGCCTCGGTCGCGAGGACCGGATCGATCTGCGCGCGGCCTTGCAGGAAGGCGGCCGAGCGGCGCTGAACGCGGCGCTCGACCGCGCAATGGCGGCCAAGCCGGAGAGGCATGGTTTCACCATCGACGCGCCGACCCCCGCCGTAGCCCGCCATATGAGCGTGACCGGCGGATGA
- a CDS encoding 2-dehydro-3-deoxygalactonokinase, giving the protein MGGAGLVTIDWGTTNRRIFALDGAGEVISREADALGVTAVRPGGFPGMMHALRATHGDRLFLLAGMIGSNRGWIEVPYLPCPVTLADLAEQLAWVEPGRTAIVPGACVSGTGRVDVMRGEEVQMLGAAAAGLVPPDAGLCHPGTHAKWAQLKGGALVDFRTVMTGELFALLRTHSILAAQMDRPVVDGEAFRDGVQHGFFERALTADLFGTRAQILLGRLQPQDAASYVSGLLIGADVAIGLEIVPAGPVALIGDPALTRLYGAALDHIGRDYREIDGEQAFLAGIRAIAEKLA; this is encoded by the coding sequence ATGGGCGGCGCGGGACTGGTCACGATCGATTGGGGCACAACCAATCGCCGCATCTTTGCCCTGGACGGGGCTGGCGAGGTCATTAGCCGTGAGGCGGACGCGCTGGGCGTGACGGCGGTTCGGCCGGGCGGCTTTCCCGGAATGATGCACGCATTGCGCGCGACCCATGGCGATCGGCTGTTTCTGCTAGCGGGCATGATCGGCTCGAACCGAGGCTGGATAGAGGTGCCTTATCTGCCCTGCCCGGTGACATTGGCCGATCTCGCCGAGCAGCTCGCCTGGGTCGAACCTGGCCGCACGGCAATCGTCCCCGGAGCATGCGTGTCGGGAACCGGCAGGGTCGACGTCATGCGGGGCGAAGAGGTGCAGATGCTGGGCGCCGCGGCCGCGGGCCTTGTGCCTCCGGATGCCGGCCTGTGCCATCCCGGTACCCATGCCAAATGGGCACAGCTCAAGGGCGGCGCGCTCGTCGACTTCCGTACCGTCATGACCGGCGAATTGTTCGCGCTGCTGCGCACGCATTCCATCCTGGCCGCGCAGATGGACCGGCCGGTGGTCGACGGTGAGGCCTTTCGCGACGGCGTCCAGCATGGCTTTTTCGAGCGCGCCTTGACGGCAGATCTGTTCGGAACGCGCGCGCAGATCCTGTTAGGCCGGCTCCAGCCGCAAGACGCGGCCTCCTATGTCAGCGGCCTGCTGATCGGGGCGGATGTGGCAATCGGACTTGAAATTGTGCCCGCCGGGCCGGTCGCGCTGATCGGCGATCCGGCCTTGACCCGCCTCTACGGTGCGGCGCTCGACCATATCGGCCGGGACTATCGCGAGATTGACGGGGAACAGGCGTTCCTCGCCGGTATTAGGGCTATAGCGGAGAAGCTTGCATGA
- a CDS encoding molybdenum cofactor guanylyltransferase, giving the protein MRLLGAILAGGRSSRFGSDKALAMLGSQALIAHAGASLQDFVAETIVCGRAQPIAGRTAIADWPATDLGPLGGLCGALRHAALHDYPAVISIGCDMPILPAGLIERLAGAGGAAYVVEAPILGYWPTRLAMSLERHLSQGGDRSIRRWAAMIGATPLEAGAPIPNVNRPEDLANLQA; this is encoded by the coding sequence ATGAGGCTGCTCGGCGCGATCCTCGCGGGCGGCAGGTCGTCGCGGTTCGGCAGCGACAAGGCGCTGGCCATGCTGGGCAGCCAGGCGCTGATCGCGCATGCTGGTGCCTCGCTTCAGGATTTCGTCGCGGAAACGATCGTCTGCGGACGCGCGCAGCCGATCGCGGGCAGGACTGCGATTGCCGATTGGCCGGCCACCGATCTCGGCCCGCTCGGCGGATTATGCGGCGCGCTGCGTCACGCCGCACTGCACGATTATCCTGCCGTCATTTCGATCGGATGCGACATGCCGATACTTCCGGCCGGCCTGATCGAACGGTTGGCCGGCGCGGGGGGCGCCGCCTACGTCGTCGAGGCGCCGATCCTTGGATATTGGCCAACGCGTTTAGCGATGTCGCTGGAGCGGCATCTGTCCCAGGGTGGAGACCGGTCGATCCGACGGTGGGCCGCCATGATCGGCGCTACGCCGCTCGAGGCCGGGGCCCCTATCCCGAACGTCAACCGGCCTGAGGACCTTGCGAACCTGCAAGCCTGA
- a CDS encoding sodium/sugar symporter, with translation MQMSAIDISVVILYAIAIFGLAQWVSRDKPGAGPKNTTDYFLASKNLPWWAIGASLIAANISAEQIVGMAGSGYAIGLAIASYEWMAAATLLIVGKFFLPIFLRNEIYTMPQFLERRYGKNIRTLMAIFWLALYVFVNLTSIIWLGSIAVNKVAGVDQNIALIALGAFALLYQIRGGLKAVALTDIVQVTLLVLGGLIIVVLTLGKLGDGAGILAGWHKVTAAIPDHFHMILKKGDPHYMDLPGLSVLIGGMWIANLSYWGFNQYIIQRALAAKNIAEAQKGVLFAAFLKLLMPLIIVVPGIAAVLIAPNLAKPDEAYPTMMRLLPTGLLGLVFAALIAAIIASTASKINSIATIFTLDVYAKMKGQRSDAEDGSAAHGLRERHLVLVGRIAASVAIVIAILMARPLLGKSDQAFQFIQEFTGFFTPGITVIFLLGLFWKRANEAGAIAAAVSSVALSWLFKLIWASLPFMNRMGVVFLIAAALAIVISLVTRQREDTDTIETGDVVYATRTGFNVGAIAVVLILIALYATWW, from the coding sequence ATGCAGATGAGCGCTATCGATATCTCCGTGGTAATTCTCTACGCGATCGCCATTTTCGGCCTCGCGCAATGGGTGTCGCGGGATAAGCCGGGCGCAGGGCCCAAGAACACCACCGACTATTTCCTGGCATCGAAGAACCTGCCGTGGTGGGCGATCGGCGCATCGCTGATCGCCGCCAATATCTCGGCCGAGCAGATCGTCGGCATGGCCGGCTCGGGCTATGCGATCGGGCTCGCCATCGCCTCCTATGAATGGATGGCGGCGGCCACGCTGCTGATCGTCGGCAAATTCTTCCTGCCGATCTTCCTGCGCAACGAGATTTACACGATGCCGCAGTTCCTCGAGCGGCGATATGGGAAGAATATCCGGACGCTGATGGCGATCTTCTGGCTCGCCCTCTACGTCTTCGTCAACCTGACCTCGATCATCTGGCTGGGTTCGATCGCGGTCAACAAGGTGGCGGGCGTCGACCAGAATATCGCGTTGATCGCGCTTGGCGCCTTCGCCTTGCTCTACCAGATCCGCGGCGGGCTGAAGGCGGTAGCGCTGACCGACATCGTCCAGGTGACGCTGCTGGTGCTCGGCGGTCTGATCATCGTCGTGCTCACGCTCGGCAAATTGGGTGACGGCGCGGGTATCCTCGCCGGCTGGCACAAGGTCACCGCGGCCATTCCCGATCACTTCCACATGATCCTGAAGAAGGGCGATCCGCATTATATGGATCTGCCCGGCCTCTCGGTGCTGATCGGCGGCATGTGGATCGCCAACCTCAGCTATTGGGGGTTCAACCAATATATCATCCAGCGCGCGCTCGCGGCCAAGAATATCGCGGAGGCGCAGAAGGGCGTGCTGTTCGCCGCTTTCCTGAAGCTGCTGATGCCGCTGATCATCGTCGTGCCCGGCATCGCCGCGGTGCTGATCGCGCCCAATCTCGCCAAGCCGGATGAAGCCTATCCGACGATGATGCGCCTGCTGCCGACCGGGCTGCTGGGGCTGGTGTTCGCGGCGTTGATCGCGGCGATCATCGCGTCGACCGCGTCCAAGATCAATTCGATCGCGACCATTTTCACCCTGGACGTTTACGCCAAGATGAAGGGCCAGCGGAGCGACGCGGAGGATGGCAGCGCGGCGCATGGATTGCGCGAACGCCATCTCGTGCTGGTCGGCCGCATCGCCGCCTCGGTCGCGATCGTGATCGCCATCCTCATGGCGCGGCCGTTGCTCGGCAAATCGGATCAGGCCTTCCAGTTCATTCAGGAATTCACCGGCTTCTTCACGCCGGGCATCACGGTGATCTTCCTGCTGGGCCTGTTCTGGAAGCGCGCCAACGAAGCCGGCGCGATTGCCGCGGCAGTGTCGTCGGTAGCCCTGTCCTGGCTGTTCAAGCTGATATGGGCGTCGCTGCCCTTCATGAACCGTATGGGGGTCGTATTCCTGATCGCGGCGGCATTGGCGATCGTCATCTCGCTGGTTACGCGGCAGCGCGAGGACACCGACACGATCGAGACCGGGGACGTGGTCTATGCGACGCGCACCGGCTTCAATGTCGGCGCCATCGCCGTGGTGCTGATCCTGATCGCGCTCTACGCCACCTGGTGGTAG
- a CDS encoding PTS sugar transporter subunit IIA, producing MIGLVLVTHGQLAAEFVRAMEHVVGPQQGIEAICIGPEDDMEARRADISRAVAAVDQGRGVILLTDLFGGTPSNLAISLMEPGRIEVIAGVNLPMLIRLEGARKMMKVQAAVAAAREAGRKYISVASEVLGAAAA from the coding sequence ATGATCGGATTGGTGCTGGTAACGCATGGCCAGCTTGCGGCGGAATTCGTGCGTGCGATGGAGCATGTGGTCGGCCCCCAACAGGGGATCGAGGCGATCTGTATCGGTCCCGAGGACGATATGGAGGCGCGTCGCGCCGACATCTCGCGCGCGGTGGCCGCGGTCGATCAGGGCCGCGGCGTCATATTGCTGACCGACCTGTTCGGCGGCACGCCCTCCAACCTCGCCATCTCGTTGATGGAACCGGGCCGGATCGAGGTCATTGCCGGCGTCAATCTGCCGATGCTGATTCGGCTGGAGGGCGCGCGCAAGATGATGAAGGTTCAGGCGGCGGTTGCTGCCGCCCGCGAGGCGGGACGCAAATATATCTCGGTGGCGTCGGAAGTCCTGGGCGCTGCTGCCGCATGA
- a CDS encoding Crp/Fnr family transcriptional regulator, whose amino-acid sequence MSRSPLFAGLAPDEADAVQRRASVRKFAAGQSLFEQGAAARELFVITKGRIKVWRASEEGMSLTLTLLGRGAPLGTLGAASDARNHATATALTPVEALAWPIEILRELMDANPVLAANVLRTVANYAEQLIERLEEVASVPVEQRLARTLLRMAQRAYGTEADGCELPLSRQDLAELTSATLPTVSRIMSRWRAEGLIAGGRGRVVLRDCGRLARLSERGTM is encoded by the coding sequence ATGAGCAGGAGCCCGCTCTTCGCCGGATTGGCGCCCGACGAAGCCGACGCCGTGCAGCGCCGCGCCTCCGTGCGCAAATTCGCGGCCGGGCAGTCGCTGTTCGAACAGGGTGCAGCCGCGCGCGAGCTGTTCGTGATCACCAAGGGCCGCATCAAGGTCTGGCGCGCATCCGAGGAAGGCATGTCGCTGACATTGACCTTGCTCGGCCGCGGCGCGCCGCTCGGAACCTTGGGTGCGGCATCGGACGCGCGCAATCACGCCACGGCCACGGCACTGACCCCGGTCGAGGCCTTGGCCTGGCCGATCGAAATCCTGCGCGAGCTCATGGACGCAAATCCCGTGCTGGCGGCGAACGTGCTGCGCACCGTCGCCAATTATGCCGAACAGCTGATCGAGCGGTTGGAGGAAGTGGCGAGCGTTCCGGTGGAACAGCGCCTCGCGCGCACCCTGTTGCGCATGGCGCAGCGCGCCTACGGGACGGAAGCCGACGGGTGTGAATTGCCTCTGTCGCGCCAGGATCTCGCCGAACTCACTTCAGCTACCCTGCCGACCGTGAGTCGCATCATGAGCCGATGGAGAGCCGAGGGGCTGATCGCTGGCGGGCGCGGAAGGGTGGTTTTGCGCGATTGCGGCCGGCTTGCCCGGCTATCCGAACGCGGAACTATGTGA